GCTACTGCTCAGAAATTCGTTGAAGAAAGAGGAAAAGTGATCATCACAGGTAGAAGTGAAGAAACCTTAAATAATGCTTTGGAAAAGCTTGGAGAAATGGCTTTTGGAATCGTATCCAATGCAGGAGATATGAAAGACCTGATGAATCTTCAGCAGGAAGTCAGAAAATATACAGACCATATTGATCTGGTCTTTCCCAATGCGGGGTACGGAAGATTTGCTCCTGTAGAATATGTAGATGAAAATCAGTTTGAGGAACTTTTTAATATGCTGGTAAAAGGACCGTTTTTTACAGTTCAGCAAATATTACCCTTGATGAAAAGCGGAAGTTCTGTTATTTTCAATACTTCTGTGGCAACGGAGATTGCGATGCCTAATTTTTCAGCGTATTCTGCTGCTAAATCTGCAGTGCAGTCATTCATTAAAACTTTTGCTGTAGAACTTACAGAACGTGGAATCCGTGTCAATGGAGTAAGCCCCGGACATATTAAAACCAATATTTTTAATAATACAGGATTAACACGAGAGCAGATAGAAAGTGCCATTGATGCTATTATTCCTACCATTCCTTTTAGAAGACAAGGCGAACCGTCAGAAATTGCCAATGTGGTTCTGTTTCTGGCTTCAGAAGAAGCTTCATACATTCATGGGGCAGAGGTGAAAGTGGATGCCGGAATTTCCGTAATCAGATGAACCTGATTATTTGACCTCTTTCATTTCTTTGATGATATTGGTTTTATTTTCAATACCGATATTATAGATTTTACTCTTTTTAAAGCTCTGGTTAGCTTTTTCCAGGAGATTTTTATAATCTGGTGATTTTTTTGAAAGATAAAAAACCTGAGCACTTATTCCAATGGAAACGCGTACAACCTCGTTCGGTTTGTCCGGATCTTCTGTGATATTTGAAATAGTGGCATTATTATACCATGTTAAATTCTGTGAACTGGAATTACCGGAACAGGATGTAATCATAATAAAAAGCAATAATAAATAGGACCAGGCTTTCATAGCAAAAAGTATTAAGTAAAAAGCTCCTGCAATATAGTAAAATACAGGCAGGAGCTCTATATAAGTTAATTAAAATCCACAGCTTCCTACGCTAGGTGCAGGAGAAGGAGAGCATCCTGAAAGGGATGAGAATATATTCAATACACAATTGGTATTTACATAGTTGTTGTCATATAATAAAGATCCGGACGGACTTCTGTAATATACATTTCCTGCAGTATTGGCATAAGAAGATACAGAAGCAGATCCACAGCTTGTATTGGTACAAGCAGCTCTCCATGCAGCGTCAGTTACAGGTCCGCTGGAGAATAATGAAGGGTCAATGATTCTTTTTTCAACAATTCCGGAAGCATTTTTGAAGCTTACCAAAATTGCCACGTGATATACCCATGATACACAGCATGTTCCTGTAGAAGCTCTAAGGTTACCATAAACGAACTGTTTTTCACAATCGTAGCCTGCGTTCAAAAGAATTTGTCTCATTTTGTGAGCTCTTGCATAGCATCCATCCACAGGATATCTGAAAGTAATACACGGTGAAGATGCCGTAGAAGTTCCGCAAGCCTGGTTTTTGATTTGAGTAAATAAGCTGTTCAGAGTTGCAAGATTTGGAATAACGCTTACGGCTTTTTTGCTGTCACCTCTTTCTTCTTTGTTAAATACAGATTTGAAATAACGGATGTCATCAGCAGTTGCTTTGTCTACCTTTGCAATCTCATTAGAGTTAGCTTTCAGGAAAACCTGAACTGGAGTTTCGTTTTCTACAGCTTCTTTGATCATGGAGATGTATCCTGCATTTTCCTTAGTATCTTTAATATGATACGGCTGAGCAGAAACCATAAAGGAAACTTTAAACTTTCCATCCTCTTTTTCTATCCCTACCGGAACAGTTTTACCGAAATCTTTCATAGCAACGTTGTTTGACTCTTTGGCTACGAGATTAGGATCCTGGTTGGCACTTGAATCCGAACAGGCATTGAATGACAGCATCGTCACGAATACCATCATGGATAACAGAAATTTTTTCATAGTTTTTATATTTTGGTGGTTAATGTTTAGTGAACTTTTTATTTATAATAGTTCACTATTTTGTGATATTAAAATTAATAAAAATTAAAATACCCGCAAGAATTTTTTCAAAAAAATATAATATTCTGCTTTATTTTTGATTTTATGGTATTAAAAATGGAATAAAACCTAATTATTTTGATAGTGAATTAGGAAAAACAGAAAAATTTTAAAATTGTTAAATCTGTCATTTTTTGCGTTTTGGATTCCTGCGGAAAGAACAGGGTGGAGGTATATATCTGTTTTAGCTGACAAACACTTCTAATGTGTGTATGGTCTAACCAATTCCATAGGAATCTAAGCAATCCAAGAATAATAATCCAATTTAAACTAAAAACCCGGTTTCAATTATTGAAACCGGGTTTATTATATGGTAAGTAAACTTTGACTATTTGTAAATCAATTCTGCCTGAAACACATCCGCAAAATGTTTTCTGATTTTTGCTTTCAGTTCTTCCATTTCTTCCGGTGTCAGTTCTCTTTCAAGCTCTCTTTTCAAAGAAGTAACCTGCTTATCTTTTATTCCGCATGGGATGATGTATTCAAAATAACGCATATCCGTATTCACATTCAATGCAAAACCGTGCAGCGTTACCCATCGGGAAGCTTTTACTCCCATGGCACACATTTTTCTGGCGTAAGGTTTTCCCACATCCAGCCATACTCCGGTTTCTCCTGGAGAGCGTTCTCCTTTAATACCGTATTCGGCAATAGTTCTGATGATCACTTCTTCCAGATTCCTCATATATAAATGAATATCTGTGAAAAAATTTTCCAAATCCAGAATAGGATAGCCTACAACCTGTCCGTAGCCGTGATACGTAATGTCACCACCACGGTTTACTTTCACGAAAGTAGCATCAATTTCTTTCAGCTTATCAATACCGGCAAGCATATTTTCTTCATGTCCGCTTTTTCCCAAAGTATAAACATGAGGATGTTCTACAAAAAGAAGGTGATTGGGAGTGGTGCTATGCTGTTCTGCAGGAAGATCTCTGTTTTTTATTTTGGTGTCAATGATGTTTTTCATCAGTTGTTCCTGATAATCCCAGGCTGGCTGATATTCTTTGACTCCTAAATCTTCAAATTCTACTGCTTTATTTTGATTTGTATTCATTTCAATTTTTGATATACAAATTTAGTGAATTTTACGCTTTTATGGAATGGATAAAATCTATAGCGCTTTTCTTCCAGTCTCTATCCTGAAGTAAAATATTCACAAAGGCTGTCCCGATGATTCCGCCATCTGCTTTTTCCGTCACATTTTCAAAATCTTCTTTGGATTTAATTCCAAATCCGATCATCACCGGATTTTTAAGCGGAAGAGATGCTACCCTGGAAAGGTAGTTCTCATTTTTTAAAACAGCATTTTCATTTCCGGTGGTGGAGGAAGAGCTTACGGCATACAGGAAACCTGAGCTTAAGGAATCCAAATAGATCATTCTTTCATCAGACGTTTCCGGAGTGACCAGAAAGGTGAAATTGAGATTATATTGCTTTAGAATATGCTTGTAATTTTTTTCAAACTCAATAGGAGGAAGGTCAGGAAGAATCAATCCTGAAACACCACTTTCCGCACATGCTGCACAGAATTTTTCAAATCCAAAGCTCAAAACAGGATTGATATAACCCATCAGGATAATCGGAATTCTGATTTCATCTTTGATGGCTTTCAGTTGAGATAAAAGCTTTTCGATAGTCATTCCGTTTTGTAAAGCCAGTTCATGAGCTTTCTGGATCACAGGTCCGTCTGCCACAGGATCAGAATATGGCATTCCGATTTCGATCATATCTGCTCCGGAATCCTGAATCAATTTTATAATATCAGCGGTATCTTCCAATTGAGGAATTCCTGCTGTGAAGTATATATTTAATTTTTTCATTTTTTTATTGTATTGATGTATTCACGTAAAATGTATTAATGATCAGTTTTTATATATTAAAATCATTTTACATAAATACTTTTTACATTTTACAGATTTTTCAAATACGTTTCCATATCCTTATCTCCGCGGCCGCTCAGACAAATGACAACAACATCATTTTCATTAAATTTTTTCTTGTCTAAAACTGCCAAAGCATGAGAACTTTCCAGTGCCGGAATAATTCCTTCCAGTTTGGTAAGGTCAAAAGCACATTTTAAAGCTTCATCGTCATTAATACTAAAAAATTCTGCTCTTTTTTCTTTAAATAAATGCGCGTGGAAAGGCCCTATTCCAGGATAATCTAATCCTGCGGAAATAGAATGAGGTTCTATAACCTGCCCGTCTTCTGTCTGCATTACAAGGCTTTTGCTTCCGTGAAGCACTCCAAGCGTTCCTAAAAAGGTAGTAGCCGCAGATTTTCCGGAATCTACTCCTAATCCTCCGGCTTCAGCAGCAATAATTTTCACCTCTTTTTCCTCCACAAAATGATAAAAAGTCCCTGCTGCATTACTTCCTCCACCTACACAGGCAATCACATAATCTGGGTTTTCTCTTCCGATTTTTTCTTTAAGCTGTTCTTTGATTTCTTTTGAAATAATACTTTGAAATCTTGCCACAAGATCTGGAAAAGGATGTGGGCCTACCACGCTTCCAATTACATAATGAGTGGTTACAGGATTGTTGATCCAGTCTCTTAAAGCTTCATTTACGGCATCTTTAAGGGTTTTGGATCCAGAAATAGCTGCTACAACTTCTGCACCCAGCATTTTCATTCTTGCTACGTTGGGAGCTTGCCTCTGAATATCAATTTCTCCCATGTAGACGATACACTCCAGACCTAATAAAGCACATGCCGTAGCAGTTGCAACACCATGCTGTCCTGCTCCGGTTTCAGCAATAATCCTGGTTTTTCCAAGACGTTTTGCCAGTAGAACCTGTCCCAGCGCATTGTTGATCTTATGAGCTCCGGTATGGTTGAGATCTTCCCGCTTTAAATAGATCTGTGTCTGGTATTTCTGGCTTAAGTTTTTAGCAAAATATAAAGGAGTAGCCCTTCCGACATAGTTTTTGAGCAAATCCTGATATTCAGCCTGAAAATCTTCAGATTCTATAATTTCAAGGTAGCTTTTTTGCAATTCTTCTACATTAGGATAGAGCATTTCGGGGATAAAAGCTCCTCCAAACTCTCCGTAATATCCGTTTTCATCGGGGTTTTTATAATTCATTTTTTTATTCTTTAGTAATTAAATAAGCATTGTTTTGTGAGCTTAACTGATTGAACAGTTCTTTTCTTTCCTGTGAGGTATGAAAAATCAAAATATCATCATCTTCAGAATTCACCCAGTCTGAACCGATGCTTTCTTTGATCATTTTGGCTTTGTCATAAAGAATTTCTACATCACATTTTTCATAAAATGGACGAAGATCCGAATGACAAAAGCCTATAGTTTCTATATTTCTCTGAATCATATTTTCTTTGAAATTCTCAACCAAAGCTGCACCATATCCTTTCTTTTTATGAGCAGCCACAAGTCCTACAGCTTCTGCAAAAGTATACTCTGAGTCTGCTATTTTTAAGGTAAAATCAAAATTCACTCTCATAATGGCCAGAATATTGTCTTTCACATCCATCATAAAATGAAATTCCGAATTTTTGAAAAAAGTACGAAAATACGCTGCCTTCATTGTATTCCAGACAGAGATATCCCAAAGTTCCAGGATATGTTCTATCTCAGTTTCCGTTAGATTTTTCGTTTCTTTTATCTGATATTTCATGGGTTCAAACTATTAATAAATATGATGTTGTAATCGTGTTGTTGCTTGGTAATCAGTTTTTTATAATGTAATAATTCTATTTTATGCGTTAAATCAATTAAAGTGGCTTTATCTATTTTCGACTGATACATGGTAATAGCAATCTCCAGGTTGTCAATCAGATAATAAGGATCGGAGTCTTCATACAGCAGAAATATTTTAGCATAAATCTTTCCTAAGTCATATTTGATCACGGATTTTACATGAGCTTCTAAAAACTTATCCGAAATAATAACCAGATAATAACTGTTCCATAATCCGATTCTCTCAAAAAAATACTGGATGTCACTTTCTTCAAAATCTTTAATAATGCTAATGAATTCAGATAATAATCCACCTACTTCCCAATGTTCTATATTACTGTCGTTTTGAGAAACAAAATGGTAGAGGTTCTGGATCTTTTCATTTCCAAATTTAGGAGGAAATAATGTTTTATAAAATGTCTTCTTTAGCAAATGTATATTCATCATTGTGTGTCTTTTTCAGTTATCTGTTTTGCTGGTATAAGATTTTAAACTCTTTTATTCTATTTATATTTTTATTGCCGGGTTCTGTTTCAAATTTTGAATTGATATCTAAAGCGAAAGGCTGTTGCTTCAATGTTTTCATATTCCCGATATTTTCTTCAGAAATACCACCGCTTAGAAAGTAGGGAATGGGAATATGGAATTCATTCAGAATATTCCAGTCGAATTGTTTTCCTGTTCCTCCAAAGGCTTTGCTGTCAGTATCAAAAAGGTAAAAGGTAATAGGTTGCAGGTTGGAGGCTGTTTGTTGCAGATCAAAAATTTGTGTTATTTTATTTTGATTTTCTGTTGTATCATTTCCTATTCTTATTGCTTTAATAATTCCAACTTTCGGATTCAGTTTTTGTCTTAACTCAGTAATAAAATCATTACTTTCATCACCATGAAGCTGCACAAAATTTAAATCCGCCTGTTGAACAATATTTAAAATTTTATCTATTTCTTCATTCACAAAAACACCTACTTTACCCTGATGATCAATCATTGAGATTTCTTTCAGGTTCAAATGATTCAAAACATATCTCGGTGATTTTTCATAGAAAATGAAACCAAGAAAATCTACATTCATAGAAATCAGTTCCTGAATCTGGTCCGGTTTTGTAAGACCACAGACTTTGAGTTGAGGTTGCAGGTTCATTATGATTGATTTTAAATTTGAGAAGTGAATTCTTCAAAAGCTTTTGCCGGATGAGTGTTTTTCATGAAATATTCTCCCATCAGGAAACCGTCAAATCCTTTTTCCTTTAAAAATTTGAAGTCTTCAAGACTGTAAATACCGCTTTCCGCAACGGACAAAACTCCTTTCGGAAGCTGGTTTTTCAACCGAACAGAATGTTGCAGATCTACCTTAAAATCTTTAAGGTTCCTGTTATTGATTCCTACCAAGTCGATTTTTGAATTGAAATGTTTCAGCTCATCTTCCGTGTGGATTTCCAGCAAAATTTCCAATTTCAGCTCATGAGCGAGTTCTGTAAATTCCTGTACCTGCGCAGGAGAAAGACATGAAGCAATCAACAGAACGACATCGGCTCCGATGCTTTTGGCTTCATAGAACTGATATTCATCAATCATGAAATCTTTTCGCAGAATCGGAATGTTAATCTCATTTCTTAACCCTAGAACATCATTTAAGTTTCCTCCGAAGAAATCATAATCTGTCAGGATAGAGATTCCGCTGGCTCCAAAATTTTCGTAAGCAGAAACTACCCCTAAAGGCTCCACACTATTGTTGATAATACCTTTTGAAGGCGATTGTCTTTTGAACTCAGCGATAATTCCGCTTTTATTTTTGATAGATTCTTTCAGGGAATAGGTTTTTCTTCCAAAAAAATCCGTGTTTTTTAAATGATCAAGAGAAATGCGTGATTTTGCCGCTGTAACTTCCTCTTTTTTTCGTTCAATAATTTTATCGAGTATCGTCATTTTTTGTGTTTGAATTTGGTCAGTTGTGAATTGTATTTGAACTTTTTTATTTTTGAAACATTAAGATTGTAGTAAGGTGTTAAGATTATTAAGATGAGCTTCGCTTTAACTTACAATCAGAATGATTAATCTTAACTATTCTTTATTACTTAAAAGTTCTTAATGGTTTAAAAATAATATTACTAATGAATTAAAAGATTAAAGCAATTCAATGCTTTTCTGCTATGTAAACTTTCTTTAGCCAGCAGAAGACAGTCTTCATACGTCCCAAATTTCTGTGTGTTGTAAAGCGCTACTGATGCGTTGGCAAGAATCACAGAGTTTTGTTGTTCCGTACCGTTTCCTTCTAAAATATTCATGAATATTTTTGCTGTTTCCTGAATAGAGCTACCGGCTTTAATATCCTCAAGCGTTACCGGACTGAAACCTAAGTCTTCTGCCGAATAGATTTCTTCCCCATTTTTTGTGATGATTTTGCTGTCGTCAGTAAGGCTTATTTCATCATATCCGTCAAGACCATGTACCAGCATAAATTCACGTTCCTCTTTTTGAAGGAGATACTGATAAATTCTCGCAATTTCCAGATTATAAACCCCAATCATTGAATATTTAGGTTTTGCCGGATTCACCAACGGCCCCAAAAGGTTAAAGAATGTTCTTAATCCCAGGGATTTTCTCAGTAATCCAACCGATTGTAGGGCAGGATGAAAATGAGGGGCATGCAAAAAGCAGATGTTGGCTCTTTCAAGGTCTTCATTCAATTGTTCTGAATTGCTTTTAAACTGATAGCCCAGTTCTTCAAGCACATTAGATGAACCTGTAGTGGTAGAAGCCCCGTAGTTTCCGTGTTTTGTTACCTTCTGTCCGGCTCCGGCCACTACAAAGCTTGCTAATGTTGATATATTAATGGTGTCTTTTCCATCACCTCCGGTTCCTACAATGTCGATGGCATCACTGGCATCAATATCTACAGCAACAGCCATTTGTAATAATGCTTCTCTGAAACCTTCCAGTTCTTTCAATGTGATGCTTCGCATCAGGAAAACGCTTATGAAAGCTGTAACTTCCGCAGCGTTGAATTTATTCTGTGCAATCTCAATCATCATAGCCTTAGCTTCTGATTTGGACAGCGTATTGTGATTGAACAGGTATTGCAGTATTTCTTTCATTTGTGGTGTTTTTATAGTTGTTGAAGAGGTTTCTAAGGTTTTCATGACAACAGAAAGTTTTTAATAATTACTTCTCCTTCCGGCGTTAAAATGCTTTCAGGGTGAAACTGTACTCCATGTACATCATAGGTTTTGTGCTGCAAAGCCATGATCATTCCATCTTTATCTACAGCAGTGATTTCCAGTTCTTCTGGAAAACCTTCCGGATTGACTGCCCAGCTGTGGTATCTTCCCACTTCCAGTCCTGAATTTAAGTCTTTGAAAATTTTGGTATTTTCTTTTACAATTT
The nucleotide sequence above comes from Chryseobacterium sp. 7. Encoded proteins:
- a CDS encoding SDR family oxidoreductase, yielding MQRFKNKTALITGGTNGMGFATAQKFVEERGKVIITGRSEETLNNALEKLGEMAFGIVSNAGDMKDLMNLQQEVRKYTDHIDLVFPNAGYGRFAPVEYVDENQFEELFNMLVKGPFFTVQQILPLMKSGSSVIFNTSVATEIAMPNFSAYSAAKSAVQSFIKTFAVELTERGIRVNGVSPGHIKTNIFNNTGLTREQIESAIDAIIPTIPFRRQGEPSEIANVVLFLASEEASYIHGAEVKVDAGISVIR
- a CDS encoding protein-glutamine glutaminase, producing MKKFLLSMMVFVTMLSFNACSDSSANQDPNLVAKESNNVAMKDFGKTVPVGIEKEDGKFKVSFMVSAQPYHIKDTKENAGYISMIKEAVENETPVQVFLKANSNEIAKVDKATADDIRYFKSVFNKEERGDSKKAVSVIPNLATLNSLFTQIKNQACGTSTASSPCITFRYPVDGCYARAHKMRQILLNAGYDCEKQFVYGNLRASTGTCCVSWVYHVAILVSFKNASGIVEKRIIDPSLFSSGPVTDAAWRAACTNTSCGSASVSSYANTAGNVYYRSPSGSLLYDNNYVNTNCVLNIFSSLSGCSPSPAPSVGSCGF
- the lipB gene encoding lipoyl(octanoyl) transferase LipB; translation: MNTNQNKAVEFEDLGVKEYQPAWDYQEQLMKNIIDTKIKNRDLPAEQHSTTPNHLLFVEHPHVYTLGKSGHEENMLAGIDKLKEIDATFVKVNRGGDITYHGYGQVVGYPILDLENFFTDIHLYMRNLEEVIIRTIAEYGIKGERSPGETGVWLDVGKPYARKMCAMGVKASRWVTLHGFALNVNTDMRYFEYIIPCGIKDKQVTSLKRELERELTPEEMEELKAKIRKHFADVFQAELIYK
- the trpA gene encoding tryptophan synthase subunit alpha, whose translation is MKKLNIYFTAGIPQLEDTADIIKLIQDSGADMIEIGMPYSDPVADGPVIQKAHELALQNGMTIEKLLSQLKAIKDEIRIPIILMGYINPVLSFGFEKFCAACAESGVSGLILPDLPPIEFEKNYKHILKQYNLNFTFLVTPETSDERMIYLDSLSSGFLYAVSSSSTTGNENAVLKNENYLSRVASLPLKNPVMIGFGIKSKEDFENVTEKADGGIIGTAFVNILLQDRDWKKSAIDFIHSIKA
- the trpB gene encoding tryptophan synthase subunit beta: MNYKNPDENGYYGEFGGAFIPEMLYPNVEELQKSYLEIIESEDFQAEYQDLLKNYVGRATPLYFAKNLSQKYQTQIYLKREDLNHTGAHKINNALGQVLLAKRLGKTRIIAETGAGQHGVATATACALLGLECIVYMGEIDIQRQAPNVARMKMLGAEVVAAISGSKTLKDAVNEALRDWINNPVTTHYVIGSVVGPHPFPDLVARFQSIISKEIKEQLKEKIGRENPDYVIACVGGGSNAAGTFYHFVEEKEVKIIAAEAGGLGVDSGKSAATTFLGTLGVLHGSKSLVMQTEDGQVIEPHSISAGLDYPGIGPFHAHLFKEKRAEFFSINDDEALKCAFDLTKLEGIIPALESSHALAVLDKKKFNENDVVVICLSGRGDKDMETYLKNL
- a CDS encoding GNAT family N-acetyltransferase; translated protein: MKYQIKETKNLTETEIEHILELWDISVWNTMKAAYFRTFFKNSEFHFMMDVKDNILAIMRVNFDFTLKIADSEYTFAEAVGLVAAHKKKGYGAALVENFKENMIQRNIETIGFCHSDLRPFYEKCDVEILYDKAKMIKESIGSDWVNSEDDDILIFHTSQERKELFNQLSSQNNAYLITKE
- a CDS encoding phosphoribosylanthranilate isomerase, translated to MNLQPQLKVCGLTKPDQIQELISMNVDFLGFIFYEKSPRYVLNHLNLKEISMIDHQGKVGVFVNEEIDKILNIVQQADLNFVQLHGDESNDFITELRQKLNPKVGIIKAIRIGNDTTENQNKITQIFDLQQTASNLQPITFYLFDTDSKAFGGTGKQFDWNILNEFHIPIPYFLSGGISEENIGNMKTLKQQPFALDINSKFETEPGNKNINRIKEFKILYQQNR
- the trpC gene encoding indole-3-glycerol phosphate synthase TrpC translates to MTILDKIIERKKEEVTAAKSRISLDHLKNTDFFGRKTYSLKESIKNKSGIIAEFKRQSPSKGIINNSVEPLGVVSAYENFGASGISILTDYDFFGGNLNDVLGLRNEINIPILRKDFMIDEYQFYEAKSIGADVVLLIASCLSPAQVQEFTELAHELKLEILLEIHTEDELKHFNSKIDLVGINNRNLKDFKVDLQHSVRLKNQLPKGVLSVAESGIYSLEDFKFLKEKGFDGFLMGEYFMKNTHPAKAFEEFTSQI
- the trpD gene encoding anthranilate phosphoribosyltransferase, translated to MKEILQYLFNHNTLSKSEAKAMMIEIAQNKFNAAEVTAFISVFLMRSITLKELEGFREALLQMAVAVDIDASDAIDIVGTGGDGKDTINISTLASFVVAGAGQKVTKHGNYGASTTTGSSNVLEELGYQFKSNSEQLNEDLERANICFLHAPHFHPALQSVGLLRKSLGLRTFFNLLGPLVNPAKPKYSMIGVYNLEIARIYQYLLQKEEREFMLVHGLDGYDEISLTDDSKIITKNGEEIYSAEDLGFSPVTLEDIKAGSSIQETAKIFMNILEGNGTEQQNSVILANASVALYNTQKFGTYEDCLLLAKESLHSRKALNCFNLLIH